In Hyphomicrobium denitrificans 1NES1, one DNA window encodes the following:
- a CDS encoding acyl carrier protein, whose product MSALFAVHNFAYACAVLHEPYPGECLMASTFETVAGIISSASDIPLERITPDSHVMKDLEVDSLSFLDITFEIDQKFGIQLPVEEWLAAVNEGKANGEDYFVLRNLCMQIDGLRAPVAV is encoded by the coding sequence ATGAGCGCGCTGTTTGCAGTGCACAATTTCGCATATGCCTGCGCGGTGCTGCATGAACCCTACCCAGGAGAATGCTTGATGGCGTCCACGTTCGAAACCGTAGCCGGCATTATTTCGTCGGCCAGCGACATCCCCCTCGAGCGAATCACTCCCGACAGCCACGTCATGAAGGATCTCGAAGTCGACAGCCTCTCGTTTCTCGATATCACGTTCGAGATTGATCAGAAGTTCGGAATTCAGCTTCCGGTAGAAGAATGGCTGGCAGCAGTTAATGAGGGCAAGGCGAACGGAGAGGATTATTTCGTCCTACGAAATCTCTGTATGCAGATAGACGGCTTGCGCGCTCCGGTGGCCGTCTGA
- a CDS encoding SDR family oxidoreductase has product MTKVKWLSEFSGYRCAVVPHLQSRSTPLQPDRLSELSVGQTESLSRTITAEDVAAFARLSGDYNALHLDDEFAARTEFAERVVHGFLNASLLSTLVGMKIPGRGALYVSQNIEFTRPVFIGDTVEARGTIEAIDEETRLVTLRTEIIRGERECVLRGRAQVKVLRVLDAGKQEARPEPAPTALLAGKTALITGASRGIGRAIARLFAQHGANVWINYQRSENAAQSLADEIAGLGGFCRLIRADVTSDGDVARLVDAIVAGGGLDILINNAGPKIRSAPFANLDWSDLAQAYEQIVGSVFRVTRATLPALKKSKGRIVTIASAAALGRTAYNWLPYVAAKSALLAMSKNLAQELGPHGITVNTISPSLVDTDLVANIPDRMRQMTVSRTPLRRLSTPDDVAGAALMLASPYAGFITGENMLVTGGEHMI; this is encoded by the coding sequence TTGACGAAAGTCAAATGGCTGAGCGAATTTTCTGGCTATCGCTGCGCCGTAGTCCCGCACCTGCAATCAAGGAGCACACCACTGCAGCCAGATCGTCTCAGTGAACTCAGCGTCGGCCAGACGGAAAGCCTGAGCCGGACGATTACGGCCGAGGACGTCGCTGCATTTGCAAGGCTTTCTGGCGATTACAATGCTTTGCATCTCGACGACGAGTTCGCCGCCCGCACGGAGTTCGCCGAGCGGGTCGTTCACGGCTTCTTGAATGCCAGCCTTCTCTCAACGCTGGTCGGCATGAAAATCCCAGGCCGTGGGGCACTTTATGTATCGCAGAACATCGAATTCACGCGGCCGGTCTTTATTGGCGATACCGTCGAAGCGCGCGGTACGATCGAGGCGATCGACGAGGAAACGCGCCTCGTTACATTGCGAACCGAGATTATAAGAGGCGAACGCGAGTGCGTGCTTCGCGGCCGGGCGCAGGTGAAAGTTTTACGGGTCTTGGATGCTGGCAAACAGGAGGCTCGGCCGGAACCGGCGCCGACGGCTCTGTTGGCTGGCAAAACGGCGCTCATCACAGGAGCCTCACGGGGCATAGGTCGCGCCATCGCCCGGCTTTTTGCGCAACATGGCGCGAATGTTTGGATAAACTATCAGCGTAGCGAAAATGCCGCACAGAGTTTGGCCGACGAGATTGCCGGACTGGGTGGATTCTGCCGGCTTATCCGGGCTGACGTCACCAGCGACGGCGATGTCGCGCGGCTAGTGGACGCGATCGTTGCCGGCGGTGGTCTGGATATCCTCATTAACAATGCCGGACCGAAGATCCGATCGGCGCCGTTTGCGAACCTCGATTGGTCCGACCTCGCGCAAGCTTATGAGCAGATTGTCGGGAGTGTCTTTCGCGTTACGAGGGCTACACTTCCGGCGTTGAAGAAAAGCAAAGGTCGCATCGTAACGATTGCGTCGGCCGCTGCACTTGGGCGAACGGCTTACAACTGGCTGCCTTACGTAGCCGCTAAAAGCGCTCTCTTGGCAATGAGCAAAAACCTCGCGCAAGAACTCGGCCCTCATGGGATCACCGTCAATACGATTTCTCCGTCATTGGTCGACACCGATCTCGTCGCCAACATACCGGACCGCATGCGCCAGATGACGGTATCGCGCACACCGCTCCGCCGGCTCTCGACACCCGATGACGTCGCCGGCGCGGCGCTGATGCTCGCCTCTCCATATGCAGGGTTCATTACCGGTGAAAACATGCTCGTCACCGGCGGCGAGCATATGATTTGA
- a CDS encoding HAD-IIIC family phosphatase gives MSARANALSMPVDDTAIEKLVDEAIAAAPDCLRRRIILPAIDWSEVSPSKVAVLLSTLAQSRLAVPRWLSKLLLLAGHALPEDVEPTLTPGLVALNRINCAGGASQQREALSGMLPGLCADEQLEGDVATILVQKFAALGWDAEAARLALAQQHRVPGILKRVGKALGAHIERLPNVRLRLTGSSTTQTLADEFKPAFAAKGWRADVMQADFGTMLADLMRPAEDADAHIVLLDLEGFAAQDWRRPAADAFALLTERANNLAAALREFSTRSQAPLLINTIPVPAAPTAGFLDRSHTMGLRRAVDLINRHILDTADQSNHIIVIDADQALADLPVREQSDSKLWYYGRIAYSADAARMLARAFADAWSVLKCGPAKVLAVDFDNTLWGGVYGDDGVEALACGEDFPGNAFRALQAECLRLRQQGLLLVALSKNNPDAITAFQRHAGMLLQPDDFAASAINWEPKPENIRRVAAELNLGLESFVFLDDSPHEREAMRRLCPEVSVPEMPADPAERPLWLRRLTSTWPLRLTAEDETRAALYAARREAQNAKAGAVNFEDYLNGLEQRLAVSLVSKKTLPRVVQMHQRTNQFNLTTLRSTEADISALIESEARGMALVGRVRDKFGDHGLVVTATVEITGTEAVVQSLLMSCRVIGREIERAFLGALIEELKRRGVTRVSGDYIATRKNAMVKDFYASCGWQPAGGDEARSGWVFNIGDMESPQSRFVALDWEA, from the coding sequence ATGTCAGCACGCGCGAATGCGCTGTCGATGCCGGTCGACGACACCGCCATTGAGAAGCTTGTCGATGAAGCGATCGCGGCCGCGCCGGATTGCCTGCGCCGCCGCATTATATTGCCGGCTATCGACTGGTCCGAGGTCTCGCCGTCCAAGGTTGCAGTTCTTCTGTCTACGCTCGCGCAATCCCGGCTGGCCGTACCGCGGTGGCTTTCGAAGCTGTTGCTTCTGGCGGGGCACGCTCTTCCCGAGGACGTCGAACCGACTTTGACCCCCGGTCTCGTCGCGCTGAACCGCATCAACTGCGCTGGGGGCGCGTCTCAGCAACGAGAAGCATTGTCGGGTATGCTTCCGGGTCTGTGCGCTGATGAGCAACTCGAAGGCGACGTGGCGACAATACTCGTCCAAAAATTCGCAGCGCTTGGCTGGGACGCGGAGGCGGCTCGGCTCGCCTTGGCCCAACAACATCGCGTGCCCGGGATTCTGAAACGCGTCGGCAAGGCTCTTGGCGCGCATATTGAGCGTCTTCCCAATGTTCGGCTTCGGCTCACCGGATCCTCGACGACGCAAACGCTGGCAGACGAGTTCAAGCCTGCATTCGCCGCGAAAGGTTGGCGCGCCGACGTGATGCAGGCCGATTTCGGCACCATGCTGGCCGATCTCATGCGCCCGGCAGAGGATGCCGATGCCCATATCGTGCTTCTCGATCTCGAAGGCTTCGCCGCGCAGGATTGGCGGCGGCCTGCGGCCGATGCGTTTGCACTTTTAACGGAACGCGCAAACAACTTAGCCGCCGCATTACGGGAGTTTTCGACGCGCTCGCAGGCGCCTTTGCTGATCAATACCATTCCGGTGCCGGCCGCGCCGACGGCCGGATTCCTCGATCGCAGCCATACGATGGGACTGCGACGTGCAGTCGATCTCATCAATCGGCATATCCTCGACACAGCGGATCAATCGAACCACATCATCGTCATTGATGCCGATCAGGCGCTTGCAGATCTGCCGGTTCGCGAGCAGTCGGATTCCAAACTATGGTACTATGGGCGCATCGCCTATTCCGCAGATGCTGCACGCATGCTGGCGCGTGCTTTTGCCGATGCCTGGAGCGTTCTGAAGTGCGGGCCAGCCAAGGTGCTGGCGGTTGATTTCGACAATACGCTGTGGGGTGGCGTCTATGGCGACGATGGGGTCGAGGCATTAGCGTGTGGCGAAGACTTCCCCGGCAACGCTTTCCGCGCGCTGCAGGCCGAATGTCTTCGTCTGCGGCAACAAGGCCTACTTCTCGTCGCGCTCAGCAAGAATAATCCCGACGCGATCACTGCGTTTCAGCGCCATGCCGGAATGCTTTTGCAACCCGATGATTTTGCCGCATCGGCGATCAATTGGGAGCCGAAACCCGAGAATATTCGCAGGGTCGCAGCCGAGCTCAATCTCGGGCTGGAAAGCTTCGTCTTTCTCGATGACAGCCCGCACGAACGCGAGGCGATGCGTCGTCTCTGCCCCGAAGTCTCGGTTCCCGAGATGCCGGCAGATCCGGCCGAACGGCCGCTTTGGCTGCGGCGCCTGACCTCCACCTGGCCCCTTCGCCTTACGGCCGAGGATGAAACGAGAGCCGCGCTGTATGCAGCACGGCGTGAAGCACAGAACGCCAAGGCGGGCGCAGTTAACTTCGAGGATTATCTCAACGGTCTTGAGCAGCGTCTGGCCGTCAGTCTCGTGAGCAAGAAGACTTTGCCGCGCGTCGTCCAGATGCATCAGAGGACCAATCAGTTCAATCTGACGACGCTACGTTCTACGGAAGCGGACATCTCCGCCCTCATCGAGTCCGAAGCCCGGGGGATGGCTCTCGTAGGGCGCGTTCGCGACAAGTTCGGCGATCATGGGCTCGTCGTGACGGCGACGGTCGAGATCACCGGCACGGAGGCAGTCGTTCAATCGCTGCTGATGAGCTGCCGTGTCATTGGACGCGAGATTGAGCGCGCGTTCCTCGGAGCGCTCATCGAAGAACTAAAGCGCCGCGGCGTTACTCGCGTCAGCGGCGATTACATTGCAACAAGGAAAAATGCGATGGTCAAAGACTTCTATGCATCCTGCGGCTGGCAGCCGGCCGGAGGCGACGAGGCACGATCGGGCTGGGTATTCAATATCGGCGACATGGAGTCGCCGCAGTCGCGATTCGTAGCCTTAGACTGGGAGGCGTAA
- a CDS encoding acyl carrier protein: MDARSPTVLSYPELVAIFADIFQYTDTLTAETSPDDVATWDSLQHIALIRTLEMTYSIRLSMDEMMEIRSVGDIENVLRRHGV, translated from the coding sequence ATGGACGCCCGTTCTCCGACGGTCCTGTCTTATCCCGAACTCGTTGCGATCTTTGCCGACATATTCCAGTACACGGACACGTTAACGGCAGAGACTTCACCGGACGATGTCGCAACATGGGACTCGCTGCAGCATATCGCTCTCATCAGGACATTGGAGATGACGTACTCTATCCGGCTGTCGATGGACGAGATGATGGAGATACGCAGCGTCGGCGATATCGAGAACGTCTTGCGGCGGCATGGCGTCTGA
- a CDS encoding UbiX family flavin prenyltransferase, whose product MSKRLIVGVTGASGSSLALETLRQLSRANVETHLVVSEGARVTIAHELGPAGLTSLITVASYTHDPRNLAVPIASGSFKTDGMIVVPCSMRSLAAMAHGFGDNLLTRAADVVLKEKRRLVVVPREAPLHEGHLETMLRLARLGAVIAPPVPPFYTKRDSMQGMIQEIAARLIGWAGVDPGPEMTRWGESA is encoded by the coding sequence ATGAGCAAACGGCTGATAGTCGGCGTCACGGGCGCCTCCGGTTCTTCACTCGCACTCGAAACGCTACGACAACTCTCTCGCGCCAACGTAGAGACCCATCTCGTCGTCTCGGAAGGCGCCCGCGTCACGATCGCGCACGAACTCGGACCTGCCGGGCTGACATCCCTGATTACCGTCGCTAGCTATACTCACGATCCCCGCAACCTCGCAGTCCCCATTGCCAGCGGATCGTTCAAGACCGACGGAATGATCGTCGTACCCTGCTCGATGCGCAGCCTCGCAGCCATGGCGCACGGCTTCGGCGACAACCTGCTGACCAGGGCAGCCGATGTGGTGCTGAAGGAGAAGCGTCGACTCGTGGTTGTTCCGCGAGAAGCGCCGCTCCATGAGGGTCATCTCGAGACGATGTTGAGACTGGCGCGACTCGGCGCTGTGATCGCCCCGCCGGTGCCGCCCTTCTATACAAAGCGGGACTCGATGCAGGGCATGATCCAGGAGATCGCGGCGAGACTTATCGGTTGGGCCGGCGTTGACCCCGGACCGGAAATGACCCGCTGGGGCGAGTCTGCCTGA
- a CDS encoding UbiD family decarboxylase: MHQRSLPPFPSLGSFLSFLNEKSEIRTASAPISMHLEVTELHRKIIEKGGPALRLDHALHEQGRAATFPVITNLFGTRQRVAWGLGTDPEGLASLGELLAWMQSPKPPRDLRQAWSLLPAARNALHARPRAAAPPREWREAEPDLSQLPVQTCWPEDAGPLITWGVVVTRPPGDDNFELYNLGVYRMQVLGRDSAIMRWLPMRGGAKHHRQWQAQGLDCPAAVVIGADPAILLSAVMPAPETISELALAGVLSSQRVDMAPCAHIPLHAPASAEILLEGTVSTSKTALEGPFGDHTGYYNAPEHYPVFTLKGMRIRERASYLTTFTGRAPDEPSVLGATLLDVFKPLLRQLIPEILDIWLPPEACSYRIAVISIAKRYPGQARRVMLAFWALLPQFSMTKMLIVVDDDIDIRSWDDVMWALATRMDPVRDLMLLDRTPIDHLDFASPLDGLGGKAGFDATRKIGTETSRDWGRTIQPDRDVERRINQRWHEFFPEQMPK; encoded by the coding sequence ATGCATCAACGTAGCCTTCCACCGTTCCCAAGCCTTGGCTCGTTCCTATCGTTTCTCAATGAGAAAAGCGAAATCCGTACAGCAAGCGCGCCCATCTCCATGCACCTTGAAGTCACGGAGTTGCATCGCAAGATCATCGAAAAAGGTGGCCCCGCGCTTCGATTGGATCATGCGCTGCACGAGCAAGGCCGGGCTGCAACGTTCCCCGTCATCACCAATCTTTTCGGGACGCGCCAGCGAGTCGCGTGGGGACTTGGCACCGATCCGGAGGGGCTCGCATCACTCGGTGAACTGCTGGCTTGGATGCAGTCACCCAAGCCGCCACGCGATTTGCGTCAGGCATGGTCGCTTCTTCCCGCCGCGCGCAACGCGCTGCACGCCCGCCCACGGGCCGCTGCGCCACCGCGCGAATGGCGCGAAGCAGAGCCCGATTTGTCGCAATTGCCGGTGCAGACCTGCTGGCCGGAAGATGCTGGTCCGCTCATAACCTGGGGAGTTGTGGTTACACGACCGCCCGGCGACGACAACTTCGAGCTTTACAATCTGGGCGTCTACCGGATGCAGGTTCTGGGTCGCGACAGTGCCATCATGCGCTGGTTGCCGATGCGCGGAGGAGCCAAGCATCATCGCCAATGGCAGGCTCAGGGCCTGGATTGCCCCGCCGCCGTCGTGATTGGAGCCGACCCCGCGATTCTACTTTCGGCCGTGATGCCCGCACCGGAGACCATCTCGGAATTAGCGTTGGCCGGCGTCTTGAGCAGCCAAAGGGTCGACATGGCCCCATGCGCGCACATTCCGCTGCATGCACCGGCGAGCGCTGAAATTCTTCTGGAGGGCACAGTTTCCACATCGAAAACCGCCCTTGAGGGACCTTTCGGAGATCACACGGGATACTATAACGCACCGGAGCACTATCCCGTGTTTACTCTGAAAGGGATGCGCATACGCGAACGCGCAAGTTATCTCACAACGTTCACCGGGCGCGCTCCTGACGAACCATCCGTGCTCGGCGCGACGCTTCTTGACGTCTTCAAGCCGCTCCTTCGCCAACTGATCCCCGAAATCTTGGATATCTGGCTGCCGCCCGAAGCCTGTTCCTACAGAATAGCCGTCATTTCGATCGCCAAGCGATATCCGGGCCAGGCACGCCGCGTGATGCTAGCCTTTTGGGCACTACTACCGCAGTTCTCCATGACTAAGATGCTGATCGTTGTTGATGACGACATCGACATCCGCTCATGGGACGATGTGATGTGGGCACTGGCGACCCGCATGGATCCGGTGCGTGATCTCATGTTGCTCGACCGCACGCCGATCGACCATCTCGACTTTGCCTCTCCGCTCGATGGCCTCGGCGGCAAGGCGGGCTTTGATGCAACACGCAAGATCGGCACGGAGACTAGCCGCGACTGGGGCCGCACGATCCAGCCAGATCGCGACGTTGAGCGTCGGATCAATCAGCGATGGCACGAATTCTTTCCGGAGCAAATGCCAAAATGA
- the ubiT gene encoding ubiquinone anaerobic biosynthesis accessory factor UbiT: MERNTDEISLPAFVRRLLPAAIGLPLGPVLTLSLRSFARRRPEIFERLGAYCSARYLIDPTDLPFAFIVVPNGVSATVQITSGSSPVISDVVLRGPIMALLGILDGTFDGDALFFHRTISITGRTEAIVALRNAIEDAELRPSDLLGLKGMAAHVANSAILGGFDVARGVAMSAAHHQKERA, encoded by the coding sequence ATGGAGCGAAATACCGACGAAATCAGCTTGCCCGCATTTGTGCGACGGCTTCTGCCTGCAGCGATTGGTTTACCGCTCGGGCCGGTATTGACGCTGTCGCTCAGATCGTTCGCGCGTCGTCGGCCGGAGATATTCGAGCGGCTTGGCGCGTATTGCAGCGCCCGCTATCTGATCGATCCCACCGACCTTCCCTTTGCGTTCATCGTGGTTCCAAACGGCGTATCCGCAACAGTGCAGATCACAAGCGGAAGCAGCCCCGTAATTTCCGATGTCGTTTTGCGTGGCCCGATCATGGCGCTGCTCGGCATCCTCGACGGCACCTTCGATGGCGATGCCTTGTTCTTTCATCGCACTATTTCAATTACCGGCCGGACGGAGGCGATTGTCGCCTTGCGCAATGCCATTGAGGACGCGGAACTTCGACCATCGGATCTTCTTGGTCTAAAGGGGATGGCCGCTCACGTCGCCAACAGCGCCATCCTCGGTGGTTTCGATGTCGCCCGGGGGGTCGCTATGAGCGCAGCGCACCACCAGAAGGAGCGGGCATGA
- the ubiU gene encoding ubiquinone anaerobic biosynthesis protein UbiU: MELVCPAGTPATLRAAVQAGADAVYCGFRDETNARNFPGLNFSPQEMAEGIRFAHDHGSKVLVAINTFARADNIDPWRKAADTAAASGADAIIAADIAVLDHMATNHPGTRLHLSVQAAAATPEAIGFYADSFGVRRVVLPRVLSVQEIAALNRAITVETEAFVFGGLCVMVEGRCHLSSYATGKSPNLNGVCSPPEAVNYVEDGAGTMAQLAGFTIDRYEAGKSTGYPTLCKGRFKAGGKTGYLFEDPVSLNAGSMIVAFREAGVTALKIEGRQRGKGYVTEVVRAFRKAVDAVEQGGTPTEIDSILASMSEGGRQTTGAYRKTWR, encoded by the coding sequence ATGGAACTCGTCTGTCCGGCTGGGACGCCCGCAACGCTGCGCGCGGCGGTTCAGGCTGGTGCTGACGCCGTCTATTGCGGGTTCCGCGACGAGACGAACGCCCGCAATTTTCCGGGTCTCAACTTTTCGCCGCAGGAGATGGCGGAGGGCATCCGCTTCGCCCATGATCACGGCAGCAAGGTACTGGTTGCCATCAATACCTTCGCACGAGCTGATAATATTGATCCCTGGCGCAAGGCGGCGGACACCGCTGCTGCAAGTGGCGCCGACGCCATCATCGCTGCCGATATCGCCGTGCTCGACCATATGGCGACTAACCATCCCGGCACGCGCCTGCATCTTTCCGTTCAGGCGGCTGCGGCAACGCCGGAAGCTATCGGCTTTTATGCTGATTCATTCGGAGTACGCCGTGTTGTCCTGCCGCGCGTTCTTTCTGTTCAGGAGATCGCGGCGCTCAATCGGGCCATCACTGTCGAAACGGAGGCATTTGTATTCGGCGGGCTATGCGTGATGGTTGAGGGGCGCTGCCACCTTTCATCTTATGCTACGGGCAAGTCGCCGAACCTCAATGGCGTGTGCTCGCCGCCCGAGGCAGTCAACTATGTTGAGGACGGAGCCGGTACGATGGCGCAGCTTGCCGGCTTCACCATCGACCGCTACGAAGCAGGTAAGTCGACTGGCTATCCCACACTCTGCAAGGGAAGGTTCAAAGCCGGCGGTAAGACGGGGTATCTGTTTGAGGATCCTGTCAGTCTCAATGCCGGCAGCATGATCGTGGCCTTCCGCGAGGCCGGCGTTACGGCCTTGAAGATCGAGGGGCGCCAGCGGGGCAAGGGATACGTCACCGAAGTTGTGCGGGCCTTCAGGAAGGCGGTCGATGCCGTGGAACAAGGAGGCACACCTACGGAAATCGATAGCATTCTGGCCAGCATGTCGGAGGGCGGCCGGCAGACGACTGGCGCCTACCGCAAGACATGGAGATAG
- the ubiV gene encoding ubiquinone anaerobic biosynthesis protein UbiV, translated as MPPIALTLGPVFFHWPAERLKDFYFRIADEAPVDRVHLGEVVCGKRMPFSDPVWPDLIERLERAGKEVVLSTLATPMTARERRSIEDLCGDSRLVEINDVTALPSRTGKPFVSGPFVNVYNGATAQFLIRRGAQTICPPVELSLAHIAAIARTCPDTEFEIFAFGRLPLALSGRCYHARLHGLHKDSCQFTCEQDPDGLVVDTLDDQSFLAMNGVQTMSAQVQAVMLPPAEFAAQSVRRLRLSPHTCDMVQVARIYRSLLEGNEEPERARVLLSNLDLPGALVDGYARGRAGAEPVASP; from the coding sequence GTGCCGCCAATTGCGTTGACTCTCGGGCCGGTGTTTTTCCATTGGCCGGCCGAACGGCTCAAGGATTTTTACTTCCGTATCGCTGACGAGGCTCCAGTCGACCGGGTCCATCTCGGCGAGGTCGTTTGCGGCAAGCGCATGCCGTTCTCGGACCCGGTCTGGCCGGACCTGATCGAACGGCTGGAGCGGGCGGGAAAGGAAGTCGTTCTCTCGACGCTTGCCACGCCAATGACGGCGCGGGAGCGGCGATCGATCGAAGATCTATGTGGCGATAGCCGCCTGGTAGAGATCAACGATGTTACCGCGTTGCCGTCGCGAACGGGTAAGCCGTTCGTGTCCGGTCCGTTCGTCAACGTCTATAACGGTGCAACGGCGCAGTTCCTCATTCGGCGCGGTGCGCAGACAATCTGTCCGCCTGTCGAACTCTCGCTGGCTCACATCGCCGCCATCGCGCGGACCTGCCCCGACACGGAATTCGAGATCTTTGCCTTCGGCCGGCTCCCCTTAGCGCTTTCGGGTCGTTGCTATCATGCGCGGCTGCACGGATTGCATAAGGACTCTTGCCAGTTCACCTGCGAGCAGGATCCGGATGGTCTTGTCGTCGATACGCTTGACGACCAATCCTTTCTGGCCATGAACGGCGTGCAGACGATGTCCGCGCAGGTTCAGGCCGTTATGCTGCCACCGGCGGAGTTTGCCGCTCAGAGTGTACGCCGGCTCCGGCTTTCTCCGCATACCTGCGACATGGTCCAAGTGGCACGGATCTACAGGTCGCTTCTAGAGGGGAATGAGGAGCCGGAACGTGCTCGCGTCCTGCTGTCGAACCTCGACCTGCCGGGCGCTCTGGTGGACGGCTATGCGCGCGGGCGTGCGGGAGCAGAACCGGTCGCATCGCCATGA
- a CDS encoding cytochrome P450: MKADSNKREQDWNPRSDLVLSNQIKAYDTMRRRCPVAYSDYLGWSLFRHEDVVRVLNDHHTFSNVVSRHLSVPSGMDPPQHTAYRRLIERHFEPMRVQAFEPRCRAISADLVSRLERDAEIDLVTQLARLFAVRIQCAFLGWPEELHDPLLRWVRKNHEATLARNVEAMAAVALEFDGYISELLDARRRAGAAAPDDITTDLLREKIDGRPLSHEEIVSILRNWTVGELGTITACVGILAHYLAERPQIQQQLRLNLHQLPAAIDEILRIHAPLISNRRVAISPIEIGGRKIAAGERITLMWASANRDEAVFGDPDEFRLDRDPAQNLLYGRGIHVCPGALLARLELRVIMEELLKQTRQIAFVADRPPTLAVYPAGGFATLPMRIS; the protein is encoded by the coding sequence ATGAAGGCGGACTCGAACAAACGAGAGCAGGACTGGAACCCGCGATCCGATCTGGTTCTTTCCAACCAGATCAAGGCTTATGACACGATGCGCCGCCGCTGCCCGGTCGCATACAGCGACTATCTGGGTTGGTCGTTGTTCCGGCATGAGGACGTGGTGCGGGTCTTGAACGACCATCATACGTTCAGCAACGTTGTCTCCAGACATCTGTCGGTGCCAAGCGGCATGGACCCGCCTCAGCATACCGCATACAGACGATTGATCGAGCGTCATTTCGAGCCCATGCGAGTCCAAGCCTTCGAACCGCGGTGCCGTGCGATCTCAGCGGATCTCGTGTCCCGCTTGGAACGGGATGCTGAGATTGATCTGGTGACGCAGCTTGCCCGGCTTTTCGCCGTGCGAATTCAGTGTGCATTCCTTGGCTGGCCGGAGGAGTTGCACGATCCGTTGCTTCGGTGGGTGCGCAAGAACCACGAGGCTACACTTGCCAGAAACGTCGAGGCCATGGCGGCGGTCGCGCTCGAGTTCGATGGTTACATCAGCGAATTGCTCGATGCGCGGCGGCGAGCCGGCGCGGCTGCGCCGGACGACATCACTACGGATCTGCTCCGGGAAAAGATCGATGGGAGGCCATTGAGCCATGAGGAGATCGTGAGCATCCTGCGCAACTGGACTGTCGGTGAACTGGGCACCATCACCGCATGCGTCGGTATCTTGGCTCACTATCTAGCGGAACGCCCGCAGATCCAGCAGCAGCTGCGGCTGAATTTGCATCAGCTTCCGGCCGCCATCGATGAGATATTACGAATACATGCTCCACTCATCTCCAACCGGCGGGTAGCGATCAGCCCCATCGAAATAGGCGGACGCAAGATTGCGGCCGGCGAGCGCATTACGCTGATGTGGGCATCGGCAAATCGCGACGAAGCCGTCTTCGGCGATCCCGACGAATTTCGCCTCGATCGCGATCCTGCGCAAAATCTCCTTTATGGCCGTGGCATCCATGTCTGTCCGGGCGCGCTTCTCGCCCGGCTGGAATTGCGCGTCATCATGGAGGAGTTGCTGAAACAGACCCGGCAGATCGCGTTCGTGGCCGACCGGCCACCGACACTAGCAGTTTATCCAGCGGGCGGCTTTGCGACGCTGCCAATGCGAATATCGTAG
- a CDS encoding Crp/Fnr family transcriptional regulator: MEHNDWRTIRSTPLFSSLSQDVTESIVSSQGVRTYEKGTLLFQQDSPSDSFFVILDGWVKLFRITPNGTEAIVGVLRRGESFGEAAIFMGRQYPVAAEIVTTSRLLKVDGESFRRRICVEPELALAILASLSQHLKFLVGHIEQIKVLDASQRVADFLIGLCNQAQGSSVIILPYEKALIAKRLGMTPESLSRALAKLRPLGISVHQENVTIADVAVLRKHVAMGRNSAAHT; the protein is encoded by the coding sequence ATGGAACACAACGATTGGCGGACTATTCGCTCGACGCCTTTATTCAGTTCTCTGTCGCAGGACGTGACTGAGAGCATCGTCAGTAGCCAGGGCGTGCGCACGTACGAGAAGGGCACGTTGCTCTTTCAGCAGGACTCGCCCTCGGACTCATTCTTCGTAATTCTTGACGGCTGGGTGAAACTGTTCCGGATCACGCCGAATGGAACGGAAGCCATTGTCGGGGTGCTCCGGCGGGGAGAATCATTCGGTGAGGCAGCAATTTTTATGGGTCGTCAGTATCCCGTTGCCGCAGAAATCGTGACGACGTCGCGACTTCTCAAGGTTGATGGCGAAAGTTTCCGGCGCCGTATCTGTGTTGAACCGGAGTTGGCGTTGGCGATCCTTGCGTCACTCTCGCAGCATTTGAAATTCTTGGTTGGGCATATTGAACAGATCAAGGTTCTCGATGCCTCTCAGCGGGTCGCGGACTTTCTCATCGGGCTCTGCAACCAGGCGCAAGGGTCGTCGGTGATAATCCTGCCGTACGAGAAAGCGCTGATTGCGAAGCGGCTTGGTATGACACCTGAAAGCCTATCCCGCGCATTGGCCAAACTTCGGCCGCTCGGTATCTCGGTGCACCAGGAAAATGTGACGATTGCGGATGTAGCAGTTCTTCGCAAGCATGTGGCGATGGGACGTAATAGTGCTGCGCACACTTAA